The Prosthecobacter algae genome has a segment encoding these proteins:
- a CDS encoding flotillin family protein: MNATHPPLAFFGLEITAFAFAALVGLFIVFGILILISRFFRKVQQGQAIVRNGIGGTKVSFNGMMIIPIAHQAEYMDISVKRIEIERKATEGLICKDNIRADIKVAFFVRINKIDEDVKRVAQSIGCVRASAIDTLRTLFDAKFSEALKTVGKRFDFVQLYNERDHFKTEILKVIGTDLNGFTLDDCAIDFLEQTQLENLDPQNILDAEGIKKITELTATQAKLANHIQRDKEQIIKQQDVKAREAILELERQLAETEAKQKRDVESVKAREEAETLKVQSEERLKSERAKIATDEEIAIATENKDRQVLVAQRNKERTDAVEIERVTRDRDLEVIERERITTLKTIEKEKAVEVEKKNIQEVIKDRVVLEKTVVVEQQKIKDTEAFATADREKQVALTNAEKNAQEQLIQKIKEAEAAKEAARLVADQEAYTSIKAADASKESAQLRAQEMLTLAEARQESATREATAEKALAEGKAAQAAAQGLGEAQVLMAKAEASQKQGTVDAEVTQLKLAAEADGITKKAQAMKLLEDAGREHEEFKLTLEKDKAVELAHINIQKDIAQQQAIVLGEAMKSAKIEIVGGETQFFDKITNAIGNARAVDRFVEGSRTLTDVKETFFNGDPEYFKAQLKTLVDQFGLTSEDTKNLTLSALFAKLIGLNPDEATLNKLTGMFGAASRFGLAEQTVSGLLASKKK, encoded by the coding sequence ATGAATGCTACCCACCCGCCTCTCGCCTTCTTTGGTCTGGAGATCACCGCTTTTGCCTTTGCGGCATTGGTCGGTCTTTTCATCGTCTTTGGGATCCTGATCCTCATCTCGCGTTTCTTTCGAAAAGTGCAGCAGGGCCAGGCCATCGTGCGCAACGGCATTGGGGGCACGAAGGTGTCCTTCAATGGCATGATGATCATCCCCATCGCTCATCAGGCCGAGTACATGGACATCTCCGTGAAGCGCATCGAGATTGAGCGCAAAGCCACGGAAGGCCTCATCTGTAAGGACAACATCCGTGCGGACATCAAGGTCGCATTCTTTGTTAGGATCAACAAGATTGATGAGGACGTGAAGCGTGTGGCCCAGTCCATCGGCTGCGTGCGTGCCTCCGCCATTGACACCCTGCGCACTCTCTTTGACGCCAAGTTTTCCGAGGCGCTGAAGACCGTCGGCAAGCGCTTTGACTTTGTGCAGCTTTACAACGAGCGCGACCATTTCAAAACCGAGATCCTCAAGGTCATCGGCACCGATCTGAACGGCTTTACCCTGGACGACTGCGCCATTGATTTCCTGGAGCAGACCCAGCTCGAAAACCTGGATCCGCAAAACATCCTCGATGCCGAGGGCATCAAGAAGATCACCGAGCTCACCGCCACCCAGGCAAAGCTGGCCAACCACATCCAGCGCGACAAGGAGCAGATCATCAAGCAACAGGACGTGAAGGCCCGCGAGGCCATCCTGGAACTGGAGCGTCAGCTTGCTGAAACGGAGGCCAAGCAGAAGCGCGATGTCGAAAGCGTGAAGGCCCGCGAAGAGGCGGAGACGCTGAAGGTGCAGTCTGAAGAACGCCTGAAGTCCGAGCGTGCGAAGATCGCCACCGATGAAGAGATCGCCATCGCTACGGAGAACAAAGACCGCCAGGTCCTGGTGGCCCAGCGCAACAAGGAGCGCACGGATGCTGTCGAGATCGAACGTGTCACTCGCGACCGCGACCTCGAAGTCATCGAGCGCGAGCGCATCACCACGCTGAAGACCATCGAGAAAGAGAAGGCCGTGGAAGTGGAGAAGAAGAACATCCAGGAGGTCATCAAAGACCGCGTGGTGCTGGAAAAAACCGTCGTCGTCGAGCAGCAGAAGATCAAGGACACCGAGGCCTTCGCCACGGCGGACCGCGAGAAGCAGGTAGCCCTTACCAATGCAGAAAAGAACGCCCAGGAACAGTTGATCCAGAAGATCAAGGAAGCCGAAGCCGCGAAGGAAGCCGCTCGGCTGGTCGCCGATCAGGAAGCCTACACCTCCATCAAGGCAGCCGATGCCTCCAAGGAATCTGCCCAGCTCCGCGCCCAGGAAATGCTCACCCTGGCCGAGGCCCGGCAGGAATCTGCCACGCGTGAAGCCACGGCTGAAAAGGCCCTGGCGGAAGGCAAGGCCGCGCAGGCTGCTGCCCAGGGATTGGGCGAAGCCCAGGTCCTCATGGCCAAAGCCGAAGCCTCTCAGAAGCAGGGCACGGTGGATGCCGAGGTCACTCAGCTCAAACTGGCTGCAGAGGCCGATGGCATCACCAAGAAAGCTCAGGCCATGAAGCTGCTGGAAGATGCCGGACGCGAGCACGAAGAGTTCAAGCTTACCCTGGAAAAAGACAAGGCGGTCGAGCTGGCCCACATCAACATCCAGAAGGACATCGCTCAGCAGCAGGCCATCGTGCTGGGCGAGGCGATGAAGTCCGCGAAGATCGAGATCGTCGGCGGCGAAACCCAGTTCTTCGACAAGATCACCAACGCCATCGGCAATGCCCGGGCGGTGGACCGCTTCGTCGAAGGCAGCCGCACGCTCACCGATGTGAAGGAGACCTTCTTCAATGGCGACCCTGAGTACTTCAAGGCCCAACTCAAGACCCTCGTGGACCAGTTTGGCCTAACCAGCGAAGATACCAAGAACCTCACCCTCAGCGCTCTCTTTGCCAAGCTCATTGGCCTGAACCCCGATGAAGCCACCCTGAACAAGCTCACCGGCATGTTTGGCGCGGCCTCTCGCTTTGGTCTGGCCGAGCAGACCGTGAGTGGTCTGCTGGCCTCCAAGAAGAAGTAA
- a CDS encoding M64 family metallopeptidase: MKTLHSLLGFALLFLTLGMAQAQTSTLKVVGAEGPRSQRLNMVFLSEGFTEAELASGKFSTHVDGVLAYLFAQEPWSRYRSYFNVYLIEIASNQSGTDNPYGNPAYSRDTYFGTGFHPQIERLLVLSSAGTSRAYSLLNKHVPEYDIPIVIVNDETYGGSGGPIAVASLDSFGAELVEHEVGHSFAKLADEYDFDTPGYPDGEFPNATRKTVLSQIRWNMWIDPGTPLFTPEYDERYTDKVGHFEGAHYRSVGYFRPHDAALMRFLGAAPGAVTREAFVLNYYSRVSPVDSHSPVALKQTVTQRMPLTFSVVPKVPTAGPALTVRWKIDNSLQDVASSPTFNIPSQNLGEGTHTVTAVITDPTEWVRRDPTGLVEETRTWTVTLTNQGEPPVINDGPASLLVEVGDAANFNVEATAAGPGALTYQWYKNGKAIANAKTASFSVPSALLSDGAMYTVRVMGDGAFSEASADLVVVDPRVQTLVLAEGKAATLTPLVSGPVLGYEWLRNEGVIGNGTAGFSGLGTAKLSISPLTVNGHNGFYSVKLTTAARVETYITHLLQIFDQPPQLALSAGASLPTGQVGAAYGNGGNGAQIDVFPIPGRPASTYGATGLPPGLKVDAKTGRITGRPTAFKVDKAGNVIPYAVTLSAGNGKGTTKVAVNLLISPLPQNTVGTFVVALPRHGLNGGLGGRMDLVTTAAGTYSGKVVMGSLTYSFKGLLTSTVGVPLVTGSVNLPRAGKPTPAPLELSFTLVGPPQLLNGSLGVGEDAFSFSGWLNPWNKANAAGAYDGYHTFRLDLHNPPVGAPVGKGFGSFTVATDGKTIISGRTADGETFTSASHLSQGGQLMLYSLQKGKPQGSVVGEFRLNSQGDEDDANNVIVSNPEQLSWWKPESTDPKARIYKDGVGPVDLIAVGGRYNAPVSPEVVLDMDAGASNALLVLTGASVDAASQPPGTLVDILAGNKAQPSAPLAAKTTLTLNAKLGTFTGKFSLLDANPREIAPLQVPRAVTYQGIIVKTDSGLRGHGYFLLPDLPSISKQDTPTTSPIQSGEVRLVEWAKLP, translated from the coding sequence ATGAAAACATTGCATTCATTGTTAGGCTTCGCGCTGCTCTTCCTCACCCTGGGGATGGCACAGGCACAGACTTCTACTTTGAAGGTTGTGGGGGCAGAGGGCCCGCGCAGCCAGCGGCTGAACATGGTCTTCCTGTCGGAGGGTTTTACTGAGGCAGAGCTGGCGTCAGGCAAATTCTCCACGCATGTGGATGGAGTGCTGGCCTACCTTTTTGCCCAGGAGCCCTGGAGCCGCTATCGCTCTTACTTCAATGTTTACCTCATCGAGATCGCCTCCAACCAGTCTGGCACGGACAATCCGTATGGCAATCCTGCCTACAGCCGCGACACGTACTTTGGCACTGGCTTCCATCCGCAGATTGAGCGCCTGTTGGTGCTGTCCTCCGCAGGCACCAGCCGCGCCTACTCATTGCTCAATAAACACGTGCCCGAGTATGACATCCCCATCGTCATCGTGAATGACGAAACCTACGGCGGCTCCGGCGGGCCCATTGCTGTGGCGTCTCTCGATTCCTTTGGGGCCGAGCTGGTGGAGCACGAGGTGGGGCATTCCTTTGCCAAGCTGGCGGATGAGTACGATTTCGATACTCCTGGTTATCCCGATGGCGAGTTTCCCAATGCCACGAGGAAGACCGTGCTCTCGCAGATCCGCTGGAACATGTGGATTGATCCGGGCACGCCCCTGTTCACCCCAGAGTATGATGAGCGTTATACCGACAAGGTGGGGCATTTTGAAGGGGCGCACTACCGTTCGGTCGGCTATTTCAGGCCGCATGATGCCGCCCTCATGCGCTTCCTCGGGGCCGCCCCAGGAGCTGTCACACGCGAGGCCTTTGTGCTGAACTATTATAGCCGCGTCTCCCCTGTGGATTCTCATTCCCCCGTGGCTTTGAAACAGACCGTCACGCAGCGCATGCCGCTCACGTTTTCCGTCGTGCCAAAGGTCCCCACCGCCGGGCCAGCCTTGACCGTGAGATGGAAGATAGATAACTCGCTTCAGGATGTTGCCTCCAGCCCTACTTTTAATATCCCTAGCCAAAACTTGGGCGAGGGCACCCACACGGTGACGGCGGTGATCACGGACCCTACTGAGTGGGTGCGTCGCGACCCCACAGGTCTGGTGGAAGAAACACGGACCTGGACGGTGACGCTGACCAATCAGGGCGAGCCCCCCGTCATCAATGACGGCCCGGCCTCCCTGCTGGTGGAAGTGGGAGATGCCGCCAACTTCAATGTGGAGGCCACCGCCGCTGGCCCTGGTGCGCTGACTTATCAATGGTACAAAAACGGCAAGGCTATCGCCAATGCAAAGACGGCCTCGTTTTCCGTGCCGAGTGCGCTGCTGTCCGATGGGGCCATGTACACGGTGCGGGTGATGGGTGATGGAGCTTTCTCCGAGGCTTCGGCGGATCTCGTCGTGGTGGATCCACGCGTGCAGACGCTTGTCCTTGCTGAGGGCAAGGCAGCCACACTGACTCCTCTGGTGAGCGGTCCAGTGCTGGGCTATGAATGGCTGCGGAATGAAGGCGTCATCGGGAATGGCACGGCAGGTTTCAGCGGTCTGGGCACGGCGAAGTTAAGCATCTCACCCCTCACTGTTAACGGACATAACGGATTCTACAGTGTGAAGCTCACCACGGCCGCGCGTGTGGAGACCTACATCACGCATTTGCTACAGATCTTTGATCAACCGCCGCAGCTTGCCCTCAGTGCGGGGGCTTCCTTGCCTACAGGCCAGGTAGGTGCCGCCTATGGTAATGGTGGCAATGGCGCGCAGATTGATGTGTTTCCTATCCCAGGCAGGCCTGCCTCCACGTATGGGGCTACGGGTTTGCCCCCTGGGCTTAAGGTGGATGCCAAAACGGGCCGCATCACAGGCCGACCCACAGCTTTCAAGGTAGATAAAGCAGGCAACGTCATCCCCTACGCCGTCACCCTCAGTGCGGGCAATGGCAAAGGGACGACGAAGGTCGCCGTGAACCTGCTCATCTCGCCCCTGCCGCAAAACACCGTGGGGACCTTTGTCGTCGCCTTGCCCCGCCATGGTCTGAATGGTGGCCTGGGTGGCAGGATGGATCTGGTGACCACGGCCGCAGGCACCTACAGCGGCAAAGTGGTGATGGGCAGCCTAACGTATAGTTTCAAAGGGCTGCTTACCTCTACGGTGGGCGTCCCGCTGGTGACGGGTTCCGTCAACCTACCGCGTGCGGGTAAACCCACCCCTGCACCCCTGGAGCTTTCGTTTACCCTCGTCGGCCCCCCGCAGTTGTTGAATGGCAGCCTGGGCGTTGGTGAAGATGCGTTCAGCTTCAGCGGTTGGCTGAATCCCTGGAACAAGGCGAATGCTGCGGGGGCCTATGATGGTTACCACACCTTCCGCCTAGACCTGCACAATCCCCCCGTCGGCGCACCTGTGGGCAAAGGTTTTGGCTCCTTCACCGTGGCTACCGATGGCAAGACCATCATCTCCGGCAGGACGGCGGATGGCGAGACCTTTACCAGTGCCAGCCACCTGAGCCAAGGTGGCCAGTTGATGCTCTATTCCCTGCAAAAGGGGAAACCCCAGGGCTCAGTCGTGGGTGAATTTCGTCTCAATTCGCAGGGCGATGAAGACGATGCAAACAACGTCATCGTGAGCAATCCAGAACAGCTCAGTTGGTGGAAGCCTGAAAGCACCGATCCCAAAGCCCGAATCTATAAAGACGGCGTGGGTCCGGTGGACCTGATTGCCGTGGGTGGGCGCTACAATGCCCCTGTCTCACCCGAGGTGGTTTTGGACATGGATGCAGGGGCCTCGAATGCGCTGCTGGTGCTCACCGGTGCCAGTGTTGACGCAGCCTCCCAGCCTCCCGGTACCTTGGTGGATATCCTGGCTGGAAACAAAGCCCAGCCTTCTGCCCCACTCGCCGCCAAAACCACCCTCACGCTCAATGCCAAGCTGGGCACCTTCACGGGCAAGTTTTCCCTGTTGGATGCAAACCCTCGGGAGATCGCCCCTTTGCAGGTGCCACGCGCGGTGACCTATCAGGGCATCATCGTGAAAACGGACAGTGGTCTGCGCGGGCATGGCTACTTCCTTTTGCCAGATCTGCCGTCCATCTCCAAGCAGGACACACCGACCACCAGCCCCATCCAGTCGGGCGAGGTGAGGCTGGTGGAATGGGCTAAACTTCCTTAA
- the lpdA gene encoding dihydrolipoyl dehydrogenase, which produces MNYDLIVIGGGPAGYVGAIRAAQLGKKVACVENDRAGGTCLNWGCIPTKALLKNAELYHTLTHRAEEFGLKIGSVEYDWSKVIGRSRGVSDKLNKGIEFLFKKNKVDYLKGTASIPAEGKVEVTAADGSKTTHEAANILIATGAKTRDMPGFPFNGTTVIGSKEAMTMATQPKSIVIIGAGAIGIEFAYFFNAYGTKVTVVEMLPDVLPVEDTEVSKVVEKSLAKSGIRILTNTKVTGTSEDGKGVKITVEGAANETLEADVCLVAIGVKPVLPGGIELKLTDRGWLQTDDRYQTSVKNIYAAGDIIGPPWLAHVASYEAVQCVEGLFAKHKPKKVTVFPGCTYCNPQVASIGLTERAAKEKGLKFKVGKFPYVASGKALAAAESEGFVKILYGEPHGEIIGAHIVGSESTEMIAEIGLAMNLEATWDEIEATIHAHPTLSEMVKEATEVAKGHPIHV; this is translated from the coding sequence ATGAACTACGACCTCATCGTCATCGGCGGCGGGCCTGCGGGCTACGTCGGAGCCATCCGCGCAGCGCAACTCGGCAAAAAAGTGGCCTGTGTGGAAAATGACCGCGCTGGGGGCACCTGCCTGAACTGGGGCTGTATCCCCACCAAAGCTCTGCTGAAAAACGCCGAGCTCTACCACACCCTCACCCATCGCGCCGAAGAGTTCGGCCTGAAGATCGGCAGCGTGGAGTATGACTGGTCCAAGGTCATCGGCCGTAGCCGTGGCGTGTCTGACAAGCTGAACAAGGGCATCGAGTTCCTCTTCAAAAAGAACAAGGTGGACTACCTCAAAGGCACCGCCAGCATCCCTGCAGAAGGCAAGGTGGAAGTCACCGCCGCCGATGGCAGCAAGACCACCCACGAGGCCGCCAACATCCTCATCGCCACCGGGGCCAAGACCCGTGACATGCCCGGCTTCCCCTTCAACGGCACCACCGTCATCGGCAGCAAGGAAGCCATGACCATGGCCACCCAGCCGAAGAGCATCGTCATCATCGGCGCAGGCGCCATCGGCATCGAGTTCGCCTACTTCTTCAACGCCTACGGCACCAAGGTGACCGTGGTGGAAATGCTGCCTGACGTGCTTCCCGTGGAAGACACCGAAGTCTCCAAAGTGGTGGAAAAGAGCCTGGCCAAGTCCGGCATTCGCATCCTGACCAACACGAAAGTCACCGGCACCTCCGAAGACGGCAAGGGCGTGAAGATCACCGTCGAAGGCGCTGCCAATGAGACCCTGGAAGCCGATGTCTGCCTCGTCGCCATCGGCGTGAAGCCCGTGCTGCCAGGCGGTATCGAGCTGAAGCTGACCGACCGCGGCTGGCTGCAGACGGACGACCGCTACCAGACCAGCGTGAAAAACATTTACGCCGCAGGCGACATCATCGGGCCACCGTGGCTCGCCCACGTGGCCAGCTATGAGGCTGTGCAGTGCGTGGAAGGTCTCTTCGCCAAGCACAAGCCGAAGAAAGTCACCGTCTTCCCAGGCTGCACCTACTGCAACCCCCAGGTGGCCAGCATCGGCCTCACCGAGCGCGCGGCCAAGGAAAAAGGCCTCAAGTTCAAGGTGGGCAAGTTCCCCTACGTCGCCAGTGGCAAGGCCCTCGCCGCCGCTGAGTCCGAAGGCTTTGTCAAAATCCTCTACGGTGAGCCGCACGGCGAAATCATCGGCGCGCACATCGTCGGCAGCGAAAGCACCGAGATGATCGCCGAGATCGGCCTGGCTATGAACCTGGAAGCCACCTGGGACGAAATCGAAGCCACCATCCACGCCCACCCGACCCTGAGCGAGATGGTGAAAGAAGCGACCGAAGTGGCCAAGGGCCACCCGATCCACGTTTAA
- a CDS encoding neutral/alkaline non-lysosomal ceramidase N-terminal domain-containing protein has protein sequence MKWLLPVLLLVVTAFIVAQAPVPAPAWKVGVASVKITPDTLMWMAGYAGRTKPAEGVELDLFAKALVLEDGQGGKFALITMDLIGVPRNVRLFVAAEVEKQYGIAPARLAINASHTHSGPELRTTSTHGTDDPAQREKEAAAYTAQLQARLVALVGEALKKAVPATLHFSQAKCGFAMNRRMPNAKGGYDNFPNPDGPVDHAVPVLKAADAQGKDLAYVFGYACHCTTLGHQKFSGDYAGYAQQALEQAHPGVTALFMNGCSGDQNPYPRRTMELAQTHGRTLATAVETALTTRMKPLSGDIRAAYKEIPLAYDTLPDRAQLQEKMQSKTRLDADHAKRVLARLETDGSLPQTYPYPVQVLRLGPDLTWVTLGGEVVVDYSLRLKKELKDPIVWVSAYTNDVPTYIPSLRVWKEGGYEGGDAMKWGTHPTRWSPAVEDHIITTVKELRQQME, from the coding sequence ATGAAATGGCTCCTCCCGGTCCTGCTGCTCGTCGTCACCGCCTTCATCGTTGCCCAGGCTCCGGTGCCTGCCCCGGCCTGGAAGGTGGGGGTGGCCTCGGTCAAAATCACCCCGGACACCCTCATGTGGATGGCGGGCTATGCCGGGCGGACCAAACCGGCGGAGGGGGTGGAGCTGGACCTTTTTGCCAAGGCGCTGGTGCTTGAAGACGGCCAGGGCGGCAAGTTTGCCCTCATCACGATGGATCTCATCGGCGTGCCGCGAAATGTGCGCCTGTTTGTGGCGGCGGAGGTGGAAAAGCAGTACGGCATCGCCCCGGCGCGCCTGGCCATCAATGCCAGCCACACCCACAGCGGCCCTGAACTGCGGACGACGAGCACGCACGGGACGGATGACCCGGCGCAGCGGGAAAAGGAGGCGGCGGCCTACACGGCGCAGTTGCAAGCCCGTCTGGTGGCCCTGGTGGGGGAGGCGCTGAAAAAGGCGGTGCCGGCCACGTTGCACTTCAGCCAAGCCAAATGCGGCTTTGCCATGAACCGCCGCATGCCCAATGCCAAGGGCGGCTACGACAACTTCCCGAATCCCGACGGCCCTGTGGACCACGCCGTGCCCGTGCTGAAGGCGGCGGATGCGCAGGGGAAGGATCTCGCCTACGTTTTTGGTTATGCCTGCCACTGCACCACCCTGGGCCACCAGAAATTCAGCGGTGACTACGCGGGCTATGCCCAGCAAGCGCTGGAGCAGGCGCACCCCGGCGTGACGGCTCTGTTTATGAATGGCTGCAGCGGCGACCAAAATCCCTACCCGCGCCGCACCATGGAGCTGGCGCAGACGCATGGCCGCACCCTGGCCACGGCGGTGGAGACGGCCCTGACCACGCGCATGAAGCCTCTCTCCGGCGACATCCGCGCTGCTTACAAGGAGATCCCGCTGGCCTATGACACCCTGCCAGACCGGGCGCAGTTGCAGGAGAAGATGCAGTCCAAAACCCGCCTGGATGCCGACCACGCGAAGCGCGTGCTGGCCCGCCTGGAGACCGATGGCAGCCTGCCGCAGACCTACCCGTATCCCGTGCAGGTGCTGCGCCTGGGGCCGGATCTCACCTGGGTAACTCTGGGTGGCGAGGTGGTGGTGGACTACTCCTTGCGGCTGAAAAAGGAGCTCAAGGACCCCATCGTCTGGGTCAGCGCCTACACCAACGATGTGCCCACTTACATCCCCAGCCTGCGCGTGTGGAAGGAGGGCGGCTATGAAGGCGGCGACGCCATGAAATGGGGCACCCACCCCACCCGGTGGAGCCCGGCGGTGGAGGACCACATCATCACCACCGTGAAGGAGCTTCGCCAACAAATGGAGTAA